In Betta splendens chromosome 1, fBetSpl5.4, whole genome shotgun sequence, the genomic stretch TCAAACATAGCAAATGACAATACAATGGAAACAGCAGTGTCTGAGTGTCTTTGCAAGAGAAGAAGAGCTTAACTGAGTCACCTCTGCAGGAGCAACGTGTTCCTCCTCGGCCTCGGCCGGAGGCCACATGCCCAGCTTGCCAACGGACTGGCGCGctgcaggggagagagaggaagaagagcggGTGAGGGCGGGACGAGCGAGGGGCCGAAGGGGTCGGCGCCGCGGCCTCTGAGGTGGGAGCGAACCCTGAGGTGACGCGGGGAAGAGGCAGCGGCGGCACCGCGGGATTTATCCCAAACGAATACACCGTTACGTGAGGTTTATTACCGGCAGCCTATAAAACAATGCGGCGCAGATCATTTCCCAGCAGCCGGTGCTCATTGACAGACAACAGAGGTCACACCCAGGTCCCACTGAGTGCCGACGCgtccacagcaggaggaggtcctgAGTCTTTCTACGCGCTGTGCTAGTTCGTTACACTGTGCGTTGGTTGTTGTTCAGGTTTTACATCTGATTCCATGCGTGGATGTATTTGTATAATCAAACTGTTATTTCTGTCCTTCTTAATGAGCTCGTCCCCCGGGTTCCTTGTAACCGCGGCGGCAcgagcaaacagctgcagcaaaatgtaaatgaaagacATAAATATGTATCAGTCCGTTCCCACAGTCGTCCTCACTGTGCTTGACTTGGTTTCCTGCTGACTCACTAAGACGTATCTCACCTCCGATCCATTTATTGTGAAGGTCTGGGAGTTTATTGTGTCGTCGGGCAGGTTATGGCCTCTAGTGCAAAATTGGGCTTGTAACAGAAAGCACATGTTGGGGGTTTTCCACTGATGTGCTGAGCTGTTTCGGGGGGTTTTCATCACCAGTGACACTCATACATTTCTTATCATAGCCCACATACCTCTGCCCGTGGAAGCTGCACTCACCTGCTGTAGACCCCGCTCCCCCTCTGGATGAAGGACTGGAGGACTCGGGGGCGACGGGTCCATTCGGTGGAGAAGGAGACGCGACCGGGGTCCTTCCCTTCACGCCGGTGGGCCCttctcctcttcgtcctcctcccttCGCCCCCCGTGCTGCCCTCTGTACACTACTCCTCTGCTCGCGgagctccttctccctctctttagCCTCGCGGATCTCCTGCTCCACTTTACCCACGTTTGTGGAGGGGCGCAGCTTGAAGAACGGGTTCTCCCTGACTTCCGCGTCTTCCCCTGCGTCCTGATTCGTCCGGATTCGGTTCGGACTTCCTGAATCGCCAGCGGCACCGTGCTCGGCCTCCTGCTGGTGGTACAGTTTCAGTGCTGGGATGCTCATGTTATTCTCCAGGATGATGACCTGGCAACCCGTCGCCTCAGAGAAACCGGGTCCTCTGGGTTTCAGCCcagctgaagctgtttgttttgctgtgcgGTTGCTCTGAGGGGGACCCAGCGGGTCCACGCTCTGCCTCCGCTCCCCATTGGAGACTCTTCCAGTCGTCGCCGGGGGGGAGGCGTCCTCCTGGGTCTCCTGGACTAAAGCGTCACTGGCGGAAGACCAGGACGTGGCCTTACTCCTGGATGAGGAGTTAACACCTGAATCGCTTGGCTTCTGAAAGACCTCAAAAATCTGTTTCCGGTCTTTTATCTGGCGAACGGTTCCTTTGTCGTAGACCCCGGGCACCTTCCCGAGCTTGACCAGGTCCTGCTCGCGCTGCGTCTCCCTGCGGATGTCGTGCTGCATCTTCTTCCCAGCGAACTGCCTGTCTTTGCCCTGGTGCCGCTCGGAGCTCGCCGCCAGCGCCTGGGAGAGGACGGTCTTCCTCAAAGGGACGTCCACATACTCCGGGGAGGCGGGGGGGTTGGGAAGCCCCCTGGACCTCCTCAGGCTGTGCTCGCGCTCCACGGCCCGTCTGATCTCCCTCTCGATGGGGGTCTCTCTGGCCCCCGCCGACAGGCTGGCGTTGCCCTCCAGGGTGCTGCACGGGGAGAAGTCCGCCGACACGCCGCTGTCGCTCTGGCTGTCGTCGCACGAGTCGCTCTCCATCCTGCCCCGTCCGCTGTGGGCCGCGCACACGGCGCAGGGAGACTTCCCAGCCTCGGATCGCGTAATCCTCAAATTGCTCCTCGTTCAGAGAAGCCGAGGAACGCGTCGACAGGTCGGAGGTCACTGAAATGCTGGTCTGGCCGCACCTGAAGTAAAAGAGAGCAAGTGAATTCTTTTCTCATTCGTGTTTTGAGTGTGAACATCGTCATTGCTGCTCAGAGATTgcgacacaaaaaaaaaaaaacacatcatcatcTAAACATAGACTGTACTGGAAGATTTTGTGACAGAAAGAAAACCGCCTGAGCTTACTTCTCCCCAGTGAAAAAGAGATCCCCTAGTGCTTCTTCCTTGTCCCCCGGTCTGACTAGCCCGTCACAGGTGTCTGACCCCTGAGTGCTTTCCACAGCACTGTCTCTGTCTGATTCCCTCTCCCTGCCCTCGTCTCCAActtcctcctcaggctcctccactTCTCCGGGGAACAGCTGGCACTCAGACACGGGGTCAGGATAGGCCCGCGTGCACATGATGACTGGACAAACCCGCTCTTCCTCACCTCTCTGAAGAATGACGGGTGGAAAAGCAACGAGACAGTGAGATGAACACACAGTATATGggagaaaataaatacataacaaAAAATATGTGCATATTAAAGACATACAATTAACTGAATCCACGCTTTTAGTAGAGATTTAAAGCAGGACACCAAGACCTCTGAGAGTAAACACACCTCTTGTATCTCCAGCCTGAACTCGGGGACATTTAACTACAACTGGTCAGCAAATCTCAGGCCACGTCCAGGGATGTGGGGGAGAGGAGGTCAGCAAAAGAGAGGGGGTGAGGTGAAGCCAATTATGTTGTTGCCAAGATTTAATGACTATGTAATCCATGGTCATAGATGGTAACAGCCACGGAGATAATGCCAAAAGGCTAAAAGTTGGCAGGTATTCTGAATAAATTTAAATGTGACTaggtttcattttaaattgtccctgaacatctgcagcaacatgtttttcCTTGTTAGTAAAATATCTTGCATGCCAAACCTTAAGCCTATGCCATGAGCTTGCAAATTAGGGAGATGCTAAACAGTCCgaccaaaaacaacaaagggtATAAAGGGGTTTATACACAGTAGGgatatattttacattatttaatgtATACCGCCCTTTTTTTCTCAAATTTTAGATCGCAATGGATATTTGAATTCTTAATTGTACACGTTCACTGTGGGAAAGAAGACCAAGCTTGAGGTGTAGAGGGCTAAAAGGGTCAAAAGGTCAGGTCAAAGGTCCCACTCCATCTAGTTTCACAACAAGGACTTATCTCAACATGACTGGACAACTTAAGGAGGGGGTAGGTGACGATGAGAGGGAGCAGGGTGCGTTACATGTTGGGTAATAGCGAGTAACACGAAGCAGGACACAGTGTCAGATTGCCATTAATATAGGTAAGTGAGAAGAACAAGTGCTGAAAGAAGACTGCAGTCAATAGAAGGAAGGAACAGAATAACCAACAAAGGAAAAAGAGCAAAACTAAATTAGGACATCTGAGAATAGAGAATAATATAAGAGTCTCTGGCCCGGTGCGGCGCGACTTTGCTCCCTTCGAGCGCTCTCTCCTTCTGGCCTTCCTCTCCACCTGtgtgctcgctcgct encodes the following:
- the LOC114854538 gene encoding uncharacterized protein LOC114854538; translated protein: MESDSCDDSQSDSGVSADFSPCSTLEGNASLSAGARETPIEREIRRAVEREHSLRRSRGLPNPPASPEYVDVPLRKTVLSQALAASSERHQGKDRQFAGKKMQHDIRRETQREQDLVKLGKVPGVYDKGTVRQIKDRKQIFEVFQKPSDSGVNSSSRSKATSWSSASDALVQETQEDASPPATTGRVSNGERRQSVDPLGPPQSNRTAKQTASAGLKPRGPGFSEATGCQVIILENNMSIPALKLYHQQEAEHGAAGDSGSPNRIRTNQDAGEDAEVRENPFFKLRPSTNVGKVEQEIREAKEREKELREQRSSVQRAARGAKGGGRRGEGPTGVKGRTPVASPSPPNGPVAPESSSPSSRGGAGSTAARQSVGKLGMWPPAEAEEEHVAPAEVVQSPRPPRKKSPLVHRWESGLVNGGEQDF